TAACTTTTGATGAATCTGCCCATTTGATCATCCGCGATGCGGCCGATAAATCCGGACTTCTGTCCTAATCTGGCCAGCCCAATCGCAATATTTGCAGGAGAACCACCAACGTATTTGGTGAATGTCATTGTTTCTTCCATCGGCCGATTGAATTCATTTGCATTCAAATCGATGCATAATCTCCCTAAAGCAATCAAATCCAACGGTTTATTGGACATAAAATATAAAGGATTCATCTTTACACTCCCCCCATTCTTATCTCTGATTGACAGTCTTTGCTGTAATGATACATAGAGCCATGTACTTCTTGGCTTATGCATATTTATATGGATTGGCTACTGCAGGATCCTGTTCTGCTTCGACAATGATCCAGCCGTTATACGTTTATTAGAGTTGCAATTAATATTTTCGGGCTTTTTTCAGATTGGTTTCCTTGCTTAAATAAGCCTCATGAACGCTTGCACTTTTGGAAGTGCCGGCAATCCCCACATGCCACCAGGATTCATATCCGTTTGTCATCGTCTTCGGCAGCACTTTGATATCAATCAAGGTAGACACCGTTTGCGTTTTCGCGTCTTCGATGGCTGTCCGCAATTCTTCCAATGTCGTGACCTTATACGTTTTTACGCCATATCCGGCAGCACATTGGGCAAAATCAATTTTGAGCAAACCGCCATCCAAGCGGCCGGTTTCCGGGTTTCGATAGCGGAATTCCGTCCCAAAGCTGCTGATGCCATTCTCCATTTGCAGATTGTTGATGCACCCATTCGCTGCATTATCAAACAAGAGCACATTGATTTTTTTGCCTTCCTGAATGCTTGTCACCAATTCGGAATGCAGCATCAGATAGCTGCCGTCCCCCACCATGGCATAGACCTCTTTATCCGGTTCCGCCAATTTGATGCCAAACGCTCCGGATATCTCATATCCCATACAAGAGTACCCGTATTCCATATGGTAAGTGTTCGGCCGGCGTGACTCCCACATTCTCTGAAGATCGCCGGGAAGACTGCCCGCCGCCCCGATGATGATCGCATCTTCGGCAATTTGCTGATTCACCAGGCCGATCACTTCCGTTTGCGTGAGGCAGGATTGATAGGTTGCCGCAAATTCCGGCAGCACTTCATCCAGTTGCCCGGCGATCTCCGGTGTAAACTCTTGTTCGATATAGCGAATGTTATGCAGGCGATTCAACTCCGCCTTCCACGCAACTTTCGCGTCTTCGATTTCATGCGTGTAGCCCGAAACGTATTGGATTTTCTCCAGTTCTCTTTGCAAAGCCTCAAGGGCTAATTTTGCGTCAGCCACGATCTTGACCGCATCCAGCTTGCTTGCATGATATTCAGAAACGTTGATCGTCAAGAAATCCACTTCAGGATGTTGAAACAAAAGCTTGGATGATGTCGTAAAGTCGGAATAGCGGGTACCGATCCCAATCACCACATCTGCCTCTTTCGCGATCACATTGGCAGCCAGGTTGCCGGTGATCCCGATCCCGCCCAGATTGTACGCATGGGAACTTTCAACCGCACTTTTTCCGGCTTGCGTTTCTCCATAAGGGATGTTGAATGTTTCCGCAAAGCGCTTTAACGTATCTGCCGCTTCCGAATACCGAACCCCGCCGCCACAGATGATGATCGGTTTTTTCTTGCTTTTGATCAGTTCCACCGCATCTTTCAGATCCGCCGCGGTCGGAATGCGGCGTTCAATCCGATGGATGCGTTTTTTGAAGAAATACTCGGGATACTCATACACTTCCCCTTGTACATCCTGAGGCAGGGCGATAGTGACCGCCCCTGTATCCGCCGGATCGGTGAGCACCCGCATGGCATGGATCATCGCTGTCATCAATTGTTCCGGGCGATGGATCCGATCCCAATATTTGCTGACTGCCCGAAATGCATCATTGGTTGTAATGCTCAAATCATGATAATGTTCCACTTGCTGCAGGACCGGGTCCGGCTGCCTTGTGGCAAACGTATCGCCCGGAAGCAATAAAACCGGAATGTTATTGGCGGAAGCCGTCGCTGCGGCAGTCACCATATTGGCTGCTCCCGGACCCACCGAAGAAGTGCAAGCCATGATTTGCTTGCGATGCTTTTGTTTCGCAAACGCTACGGCCGCTTGTGCCATTCCTTGCTCATTTCTTCCTTGATAAAACTCCAGGTCGCCGAGATCCTCTTCCAACGCTTGGCCGAGCCCCAACACATTCCCATGGCCCAAAATAGCGAAGATCCCTTTGACGAATTTCTCTACTTTTCCATCAAATTCAACATACTGCTGGTTTAAAAACTTAATTAACGCTTGGGCCGTTGTCAATCGAACCGTTTTCATTTATTCACCCTCTAGCAACGAACTTTATTCATAATTCCTATACATACATCTTTTAATTTTCCGGTATTTTGGAAAGATACATTTTTGCTGAAGCGATTTCATTAAACGCGAGAGAACCGCCCATTTTCCATGAATTGTGGAACTTTAATCCATCTTCCGCTCTCTGCAGATTTCTCGACTGCTTCTAATATCGCTTGATTTAGGACTCCATCTTCAAAGTTCGGCTTTGGACTATATCCTTTTTCGATCCCATTCATCAATGCTACCATTTCCGATGTCATCGATACTCCACCCATACGCCGCCGTTGTCAGCGGAGCGCACGCAATTTTCGATCCAACGAACTCCCTCCACGCCAGCCTCAATTCCAGGGAACCAAATATCGTTCCATGTTTCCCCACAGTCCAATGCTTCCATCGCCATGGCAAAACGCCGATAGAGATTTGACCAGGATTCAAATAATCCTTCCGCATGACCGGCGCCAATACGGTCATCTGCCACAGCTTCCGGATAGAGATATCCCATTCCTCGTTCTAATATTTGCGCCGGTTTGCCTTGTATTTCGTAGCGAAGCTGATTCGGCTGTTCATCCCACCATTCAATACTGGCTTTGGAACCGACGACTCGGATTTTCTGCCCGTGCATGGAACCGGCATTTACCGCAGAGCACCACAAAGTCCCAATTGCGCCGTTATCGTATTCCATGATGGTATAGGCATTGTCCTCCAGTGGAGCGCGACTCTTGACAAAGCTCTGGCGGGTACACATAAGCTTTTTGATTTTCAATTTTGGCGCCATAACCTCAGACAAGTATAACGTATGTGTTCCCAAATCTCCCAACACATAACTCGGACCTACAATTTCGGGATCAACCCGCCATTTCGCACTAGGATTTTCCTGTTCAACAGCCTCGGAGTGAAAACCGTGCGCAAACTGCATATGAATCATTCGTATTTCGCCTAAATCCCCGTTTGCGATCATCCGGCGTGCCTGTTCAACCGCCTGATGGCCAGAATACCCATATGCAATCCCTACAACACGATTCTTCTTCTTTGCAATCGTCTCCAACTCTTTGGCTTGTTCGGTGGTAAAGCACAAAGGTTTTTCACATACTACATGCAAGCAGGCGTCTAACGCCGCCTTGCAGATTTCATAATGCGTGCTGTTCGGAGTTGCAATCGTAACAGCTTGAATGCCGTCTTCACGTTTCGACTCTTCAGCAAACATTGTTTTATAATCGGGATAACAACGCTCTGGATTCACGTGTACATTTACTCCAAATTCCTGACCGCGTTCGGGGTTGATATCAAATGCGCCTGCAACCAATTGAAAATTATGATCTCGCAGTGCAGACGAGCGATGAATATAACCGATCTGGCTTCCGCGCCCGCCGCCTACCATTGCCCAACGAATCGGATATCGTATGTTTTTTTCACCATTAATCATATTGTATTGCTCCTGTTCTAATATTTTATGTTTGATTCATAACCAACACGTTTTAAAAAGGCAATACTCTGGCTGACATCTCGCAGGCTCGTATCAGAATTCCTAGGGTCACGCTCTTGCTCGATCGTGATATACCCATGATAATTGATTTCTTTCAGCAATCCGTTAATCGAATGATAGTCAATGCTGCCTTGTCCGATCGGGCACATGACTCCCTTGCCGCATGCATCAAAAAAGCGAATATGTTCACACATCACCTGCTCATATATTTCCAGATTAATATCCTTGAAATGGATATAATCCAGCCGATCCGAGCAGTCTCGAAGCAGTTGAACGGGATCCATTTTTGAGTAATACAGATGCCCCGTATCAAGGCAAAGTCCCGCAGTTTCATATGGAATGTCCTGCAAAAGTTTCTTGATTTCGTCTTCAAATTCGATATAGCCGCCTGCATGAGGATGGATGACGGATCGTACTCCATATTTTGTCCACGCTCGCTCAGCAAGTGTCCGAATGTGAACCGTTATGTTGTTCCAGTCATGTGCAGATAAGCGCTTTGCGTCATTAGGGTGGCCGGCTTTATAATCCCTTTCATCATGCCCCCAATCAATTAATACCAGATAAGGGGTCGGAAAGTGTTGTCCTTTTTCCTGCGGCGATGGCGGAAGATATGGGTTTTTGGGATCATCCACGCCCCAGCAACAAGGCGCTCCTGCAAGTTTAATGCTCACTAGAAATAACCTCCAAATAAAAAATAGACGGCAATCATTCTCGGAAAGCGCTATAGTATGAATGTCCCAATTGTCGCTAAAACGACTTTTTCGGGACATTCTCTTTTCTTACGCCTTATGGCTTGTTTTAAATTCTTTCATCTTGCCTTTGACAGTTGCAAGGATTGCTTCTTTGCCTGGCGCAAGGATTGTCCGCGGATCGTAAACATGGCTGTCGCTCGCCAACACTTGACGAACCGCTTGCGCCCATGCTTGCAGACATTCCGTATTCACGTTTATTTTGGCATGGCCCAATTCAATCGCCTTCTCGATTTGATAGCCAGGTATGCCTGAACCGCCGTGCAGAACAAGCGGCACACCTGTCAACTCGGAAATTTGCTTCATCTCATCATAGCCCAGTTTCGGTTCGCCTTGATAAGGTCCATGAACGGAACCGAGAGCGGCAGCCAAAGCGTCTACTTCCGCTTCTTTTACGATGCGCAAACATTCCTTCGGATCTGCATATCGGATTCCGCCGATAAGTCCATCTTCCATACCGCCAACTGTGCCAACTTCCGCTTCCACAGATACTTGTCTAGGATGTGCATAGTCAACAACTTGCCTTGTCATCGCGATATTTTCATCAATCGGATAATGGGAACCATCGATCATAACGGAGGTAAATCCGGCATCAATCGCCTTTTTGCAGCGATCCACACTCATCCCGTGATCCAAATGCAACGCCACCGGAACGGTGATCGACATTTCTTCCAGAAGACCT
Above is a window of Fodinisporobacter ferrooxydans DNA encoding:
- a CDS encoding Gfo/Idh/MocA family oxidoreductase translates to MTSEMVALMNGIEKGYSPKPNFEDGVLNQAILEAVEKSAESGRWIKVPQFMENGRFSRV
- a CDS encoding sugar phosphate isomerase/epimerase family protein, with protein sequence MSIKLAGAPCCWGVDDPKNPYLPPSPQEKGQHFPTPYLVLIDWGHDERDYKAGHPNDAKRLSAHDWNNITVHIRTLAERAWTKYGVRSVIHPHAGGYIEFEDEIKKLLQDIPYETAGLCLDTGHLYYSKMDPVQLLRDCSDRLDYIHFKDINLEIYEQVMCEHIRFFDACGKGVMCPIGQGSIDYHSINGLLKEINYHGYITIEQERDPRNSDTSLRDVSQSIAFLKRVGYESNIKY
- the iolD gene encoding 3D-(3,5/4)-trihydroxycyclohexane-1,2-dione acylhydrolase (decyclizing) — encoded protein: MKTVRLTTAQALIKFLNQQYVEFDGKVEKFVKGIFAILGHGNVLGLGQALEEDLGDLEFYQGRNEQGMAQAAVAFAKQKHRKQIMACTSSVGPGAANMVTAAATASANNIPVLLLPGDTFATRQPDPVLQQVEHYHDLSITTNDAFRAVSKYWDRIHRPEQLMTAMIHAMRVLTDPADTGAVTIALPQDVQGEVYEYPEYFFKKRIHRIERRIPTAADLKDAVELIKSKKKPIIICGGGVRYSEAADTLKRFAETFNIPYGETQAGKSAVESSHAYNLGGIGITGNLAANVIAKEADVVIGIGTRYSDFTTSSKLLFQHPEVDFLTINVSEYHASKLDAVKIVADAKLALEALQRELEKIQYVSGYTHEIEDAKVAWKAELNRLHNIRYIEQEFTPEIAGQLDEVLPEFAATYQSCLTQTEVIGLVNQQIAEDAIIIGAAGSLPGDLQRMWESRRPNTYHMEYGYSCMGYEISGAFGIKLAEPDKEVYAMVGDGSYLMLHSELVTSIQEGKKINVLLFDNAANGCINNLQMENGISSFGTEFRYRNPETGRLDGGLLKIDFAQCAAGYGVKTYKVTTLEELRTAIEDAKTQTVSTLIDIKVLPKTMTNGYESWWHVGIAGTSKSASVHEAYLSKETNLKKARKY
- the fba gene encoding class II fructose-1,6-bisphosphate aldolase; this encodes MALVSMKDMLVKAREGNYAVGQYNMNSLQWAQATLQAAEEERAPVILAASDRLVDYLGGFKTIAAMVKGLLEEMSITVPVALHLDHGMSVDRCKKAIDAGFTSVMIDGSHYPIDENIAMTRQVVDYAHPRQVSVEAEVGTVGGMEDGLIGGIRYADPKECLRIVKEAEVDALAAALGSVHGPYQGEPKLGYDEMKQISELTGVPLVLHGGSGIPGYQIEKAIELGHAKINVNTECLQAWAQAVRQVLASDSHVYDPRTILAPGKEAILATVKGKMKEFKTSHKA
- a CDS encoding Gfo/Idh/MocA family protein, whose translation is MINGEKNIRYPIRWAMVGGGRGSQIGYIHRSSALRDHNFQLVAGAFDINPERGQEFGVNVHVNPERCYPDYKTMFAEESKREDGIQAVTIATPNSTHYEICKAALDACLHVVCEKPLCFTTEQAKELETIAKKKNRVVGIAYGYSGHQAVEQARRMIANGDLGEIRMIHMQFAHGFHSEAVEQENPSAKWRVDPEIVGPSYVLGDLGTHTLYLSEVMAPKLKIKKLMCTRQSFVKSRAPLEDNAYTIMEYDNGAIGTLWCSAVNAGSMHGQKIRVVGSKASIEWWDEQPNQLRYEIQGKPAQILERGMGYLYPEAVADDRIGAGHAEGLFESWSNLYRRFAMAMEALDCGETWNDIWFPGIEAGVEGVRWIENCVRSADNGGVWVEYR